In Erigeron canadensis isolate Cc75 chromosome 7, C_canadensis_v1, whole genome shotgun sequence, one DNA window encodes the following:
- the LOC122609142 gene encoding protein FAR1-RELATED SEQUENCE 5-like, protein MAIILNSNSIQQNSEINHQNNAFTSTDSSIFDSYPDNTELTISDGETVEYIPRKYTVGKEIKIEFGSKWIPECADEIKPSLGMEFGCIDEAFNFYSQYALSSGFEPRRFSHRTAKDDFGVEFVKYKWIVCSREGSKRKRRSDSKQSRNRPTQRTSCEACIRIVFNVEGRYSIYHFEEMHNHFLVHPDFRKHLKSCRSLDYSKQVFLHHLTEASIGPSVGYRILTKIHGGHEAVGASKTDCLFWADEVSKLNYYAFGDVVSFDATYRTNKYDMVFIPFTRIDNHKKCVTFGGGMLAKEDISSYKWLLDEFKNAFPREPKVVLTDQDPSMKVAVSDVFKTARHRLCMWHIMEKVSVKVSHSILKSGLRGDLSKIVWTDKINKEEFDKQWLHVLTKYDADENKWLNDMYKLRYNWIPAYFQDWEMSGLMRTSSRCESENHMFQKLMNSSSTLIEFYTHFDTAMQSQRWVQSENDQKSMYTTLDLATEYALERHAHTLFTHDVILDIQKEMCEAFKHCLCFNVSYLTDGSKTFSITDTSVKSYDIDDSIDRDANPNILMNLFIVIARHVISSFVYKLLCFRNNPD, encoded by the exons ATGGCGATCATTCTAAACTCAAATTCTATTCAACAAAATTCAGAAAttaatcatcaaaataatgcCTTTACCTCTACTGATAGCTCAATTTTCGATTCATATCCAGATAATACGGAATTAACGATTTCAGATGGAGAAA cGGTTGAGTATATTCCAAGGAAATATACAGTTGGGAAGGAGATTAAGATTGAATTTGGTTCAAAATGGATTCCAGAGTGTGCTGATGAGATTAAACCTTCATTAGGAATGGAATTTGGTTGTATTGATGAAGCATTCAACTTTTATAGTCAATATGCACTATCAAGTGGTTTTGAACCTAGGAGGTTTTCACATAGGACCGCTAAAGATGATTTTGGTGTtgaatttgtaaaatataagtGGATTGTTTGTAGTAGGGAAGGTTCCAAACGAAAAAGAAGAAGTGATTCTAAGCAGAGTAGAAATAGACCAACTCAAAGGACTAGTTGTGAAGCTTGTATTCGTATAGTTTTTAATGTTGAAGGTAGATATTCCATTTATCATTTTGAGGAGATGCATAATCACTTTCTTGTGCATCCAGATTTTCGTAAGCATCTTAAGTCTTGTAGAAGTTTGGATTATTCAAAACAAGTCTTTTTGCATCATTTGACAGAGGCTAGTATAGGACCTAGTGTCGGGTATAGAATACTAACTAAGATTCATGGTGGACATGAAGCAGTAGGTGCTTCAAAGACTGACT GTCTCTTTTGGGCAGATGAAGTTTCTAAGTTGAATTACTATGCATTTGGGGATGTTGTATCTTTCGATGCAACTTACCGTACTAACAA GTACGATATGGTATTCATTCCATTCACGAGAATTGATAATCACAAAAAGTGTGTTACATTTGGAGGTGGAATGCTTGCTAAAGAGGATATTTCTTCCTATAAATGGCTCCTGGATGAATTCAAGAATGCATTTCCTCGTGAACCTAAGGTTGTATTGACAGATCAAGATCCATCAATGAAAGTGGCTGTTTCTGATGTTTTTAAAACGGCTAGACATAGATTATGTATGTGGCATATCATGGAGAAGGTGTCTGTAAAg GTTTCTCACAGTATTCTTAAGTCTGGATTAAGAGGTGACCTTTCGAAAATTGTGTGGACCGATAAGATTAATAAAGAAGAGTTTGACAAACAATGGCTTCATGTTCTTACAAAGTATGATGCTGAtgaaaataagtggttgaatgACATGTATAAGCTTAGGTATAACTGGATTCCAGCATATTTTCAAGACTGGGAAATGTCGGGACTTATGAGGACATCATCTAGGTGTGAAAGTGAAAATCACATGTTTCAGAAACTGATGAATTCGTCTTCCACTttgattgagttttatactCATTTTGATACTGCTATGCAAAGTCAAAGATGGGTTCAATCTGAAAATGATCAAAAATCGATGTATACCACTCTTGATCTGGCAACTGAATATGCATTGGAAAGACACGCTCATACGTTGTTTACGCACGATGTTATTTTGGATATCCAGAAAGAAATGTGTGAGGCCTTCAAACATTGCCTTTGTTTCAATGTTTCTTATTTGACTGATGGTTCGAAGACTTTTTCAATAACTGATACAAGTGTCAAATCATATGATATTGATGACTCTATTGACAGAGATGCAAATCCTAATATTTTGATGAACTTGTTCATCGTCATAGCCAGGCATGTTATATCTTCATTTGTATATAAGTTACTATGCTTTAGAAATAATCCTGATTAG
- the LOC122607773 gene encoding rhamnogalacturonate lyase-like, which translates to MKTEDQVEVSFTRTWDPSLERTYAPLKIDKRYVLLRGSSGFYSYAIYEHMDGWPGFNLDETRIAFKLRKDKFHYMAMSNDRKRYMPLPDDRSANRSKPLAYPEAVLLVNPVEPEFKGEVDDKYQYSCENKDLKVHGWISIDPPIGFWQITPSNEFRTGGPTKQELTSHVGPVNLAMFISAHYGGNDLVLKLKKGEHWKKVFGPVFMYLNSKTTREDPLTLWDDAKNQMLDEVEKWPYTFPVSKDFHQAHERGSISGRLFVYDRFISKNHKPANGAFVGLALPGDPGSWERENKGYQFWNKTNVDGHFYIKNILAGTYNVYAWIYGFIGDYKNSATITITQGCNIELGDLVFEPPRNGPTLWEIGIPDRSASEFYIPDPNPLYTNKFLKDDLNRFRQYGLWERYATLYPNNDLVFTVGKSDYRKDWFYAQVTRKKYDNIYENTTWTIKFMLNDVIRNATYKLRLALASAQVSDLQVRVNDPNKYFPLFSTGIIGGDNAIARHGIHGLYWLFSIDISYSYLLSNKMNAIYLTQAIGGTPFRGVMYDYIRLEGPTSM; encoded by the exons ATGAAAACAGAGGATCAAGTTGAGGTTTCATTCACAAGAACATGGGATCCGTCTCTTGAGAGAACGTACGCTCCATTGAAGATAGACAAAAG GTATGTATTGCTTCGTGGTTCTTCGGGATTTTACTCGTATGCAATATATGAGCATATGGATGGATGGCCTGGTTTTAATCTTGATGAAACGAGGATAGCATTTAAGCTCAGGAAAGACAA GTTTCACTACATGGCAATGTCTAATGATAGAAAAAGGTATATGCCATTGCCTGATGACCGGTCGGCCAATAGAAGTAAACCATTGGCTTACCCCGAGGCAGTACTTCTGGTTAATCCAGTGGAACCAGAGTTCAAAGGAGAG GTAGACGATAAATATCAGTATTCATGTGAAAATAAGGATTTAAAGGTTCATGGATGGATATCTATAGACCCGCCTATCGGATTTTGGCAAATTACACCAAGTAATGAGTTTCGAACCGGTGGACCAACAAAACAAGAACTTACCTCTCATGTTGGCCCGGTTAATTTAGCT ATGTTTATTAGTGCTCACTATGGTGGAAACGATTTAGTTCTCAAGCTTAAAAAAGGCGAGCACTGGAAAAAAGTGTTTGGCCCAGTTTTTATGTATCTCAACTCAAAAACTACAAGAGAAGACCCTCTTACGCTTTGGGATGATGCCAAGAACCAG ATGCTGGATGAAGTAGAAAAATGGCCTTACACTTTTCCAGTTTCTAAGGACTTTCACCAAGCTCACGAACGCGGTTCTATTAGTGGTAGATTATTTGTATACGATAG GTTCATTAGCAAGAATCACAAGCCCGCAAATGGTGCTTTTGTTGGATTAGCTCTACCAGGAGATCCTGGATCATGGGAACGCGAAAACAAG GGTTATCAATTTTGGAATAAAACGAACGTTGATGGccatttttatatcaaaaacatATTGGCAGGCACGTATAATGTATATGCTTGGATTTATGGATTTATTGGCGACTACAAAAACTCAGCCACCATCACCATAACACAAG GTTGTAACATTGAACTTGGCGATCTTGTTTTCGAGCCCCCAAGAAATGGTCCGACGTTATGGGAGATTGGCATACCCGATCGCTCTGCATCAGAATTCTATATTCCTGATCCTAACCCACTGTATACAAACAAATTCCTTAAGGACGATCTTAATAG ATTTAGACAATATGGATTATGGGAAAGATATGCAACTCTATACCCGAACAATGATTTAGTTTTCACAGTTGGCAAAAGTGATTACAGAAAAGATTGGTTCTATGCACAAGTGACgag GAAGAAATATGACAACATATACGAGAACACAACATGGACAATCAAGTTCATGCTTAATGACGTGATTAGGAATGCAACATATAAACTGAGACTGGCTCTAGCATCCGCACAAGTGTCCGATCTACAG gtTCGAGTCAATGACCCCAACAAGTATTTTCCATTATTTTCAACTGGAATAATTGGAGGAGACAATGCAATTGCAAGACATGGAATACACGGATTGTATTGGTTATTCAGCATTGACATATCATATTCATATTTGCTCTCTAATAAGATGAATGCCATTTATTTGACTCAAGCGATTGGAGGAACCCCATTTCGAGGAGTAATGTATGACTATATTCGTTTAGAAGGACCAACTTCTATGTAG